The Pseudarthrobacter sulfonivorans genome includes a window with the following:
- a CDS encoding ABC transporter permease, which translates to MTLLLIQARRDRIVLPAWILGIAFLGSAIAGAVATEFADESERAAIIGMSAVSPAFRFIRGLPDGTSIGALVFFQGYAFTAVLAGLMSTFLVIRHTRADEELGRAELIGSVPVRRAASLTATLILGGAANLVLALCAAAGFAAAGLPGPGALTAGAAVGVVGAFFVAAAAVMAQVMPSGRAANGAAAGLVGAAYFLRGIGDAFGTPGADPAHVTSGWVSLLSPIGWGQRSRPFTAADPAPLLVLAAAAAVLAGAVMVLRSRRDLGASLLPERAGRERAGAGGASFLGLAWRQQLPTLFGWSVAAALLGGIAGGLGPAVSDVIGGNDSLRQLINRLVPGARAGMIDVFTAALLGIAGVLAAAAGIQAVLRLRAEEAEGRAELLLAVPRTKARWLGANLVLAASSTVVVAVVAGTAATIGLALAGAENGPPGLLVGAALAHVPAAVVFVAATAVFLAAAPRVSIPLGWGMLAAGLVLGQFGELLRLPAWLQDASPFRHSAAMPVEDFNPAPALTMTVIALAGAGIAAYLLRRRDLTA; encoded by the coding sequence ATGACTCTGCTGTTGATTCAGGCGCGCAGGGACCGGATCGTGCTGCCAGCATGGATTCTGGGCATCGCTTTTCTGGGGTCTGCCATCGCAGGGGCGGTCGCCACGGAATTCGCAGACGAGTCCGAGCGGGCTGCGATCATCGGAATGTCCGCGGTGAGTCCGGCGTTCCGGTTCATCCGCGGACTGCCCGACGGCACCAGTATCGGAGCGTTGGTGTTCTTCCAGGGCTATGCCTTCACCGCCGTGCTCGCAGGATTAATGAGCACGTTTCTGGTCATCCGGCATACCCGCGCCGATGAAGAGCTCGGACGGGCAGAGCTGATCGGGTCCGTACCGGTCCGGCGCGCCGCGTCTTTGACGGCAACCCTGATCCTTGGCGGGGCGGCGAACCTTGTGCTGGCTCTGTGCGCGGCGGCCGGGTTCGCCGCCGCCGGGTTGCCAGGACCCGGGGCCCTCACCGCAGGGGCCGCCGTCGGCGTCGTCGGGGCGTTCTTCGTGGCCGCCGCCGCGGTCATGGCGCAGGTCATGCCCTCAGGGCGGGCCGCCAACGGAGCAGCAGCCGGTCTGGTCGGTGCAGCGTATTTCCTTCGCGGCATCGGCGACGCGTTCGGCACACCGGGCGCCGATCCGGCCCATGTCACCAGCGGGTGGGTTTCGCTTCTTTCGCCCATCGGATGGGGGCAGCGTTCCCGGCCTTTCACGGCCGCCGATCCCGCACCGCTGCTGGTGCTGGCCGCGGCCGCAGCCGTCCTGGCCGGTGCGGTCATGGTACTCAGGAGCCGCAGGGATCTGGGTGCCAGCCTCCTGCCCGAACGCGCGGGCCGGGAACGCGCCGGGGCCGGGGGTGCTTCGTTCCTTGGCCTTGCCTGGCGCCAGCAGCTGCCCACACTGTTCGGCTGGTCCGTCGCCGCAGCCCTCCTGGGAGGCATCGCTGGGGGCCTCGGGCCCGCGGTCAGTGACGTGATTGGCGGCAATGACTCCCTGCGGCAGCTGATCAACCGGCTCGTCCCGGGCGCCCGGGCTGGGATGATCGATGTCTTCACCGCAGCCTTGCTGGGCATCGCCGGTGTCCTCGCCGCGGCCGCCGGCATCCAGGCGGTGCTGCGGCTCCGTGCAGAAGAGGCCGAGGGCCGGGCCGAACTTCTCCTTGCCGTACCCAGAACCAAGGCCCGGTGGCTTGGCGCGAACCTGGTCCTCGCCGCCTCCTCGACAGTAGTCGTGGCCGTCGTCGCCGGGACCGCAGCCACCATCGGTCTTGCCCTGGCCGGGGCGGAAAACGGCCCGCCAGGCCTGCTGGTCGGCGCCGCTTTGGCGCACGTCCCGGCCGCCGTCGTCTTCGTCGCGGCAACCGCGGTCTTCCTGGCAGCGGCACCCAGAGTGAGTATTCCACTGGGTTGGGGCATGCTGGCCGCCGGCCTGGTCCTGGGCCAGTTCGGTGAACTTCTGCGCCTGCCTGCCTGGCTGCAGGACGCGAGCCCCTTCCGTCACTCCGCGGCGATGCCAGTCGAAGACTTCAACCCCGCGCCTGCCCTGACCATGACCGTCATCGCCCTCGCCGGGGCAGGGATCGCTGCCTACCTGCTCCGGCGCCGTGACCTCACCGCGTGA
- a CDS encoding alpha/beta fold hydrolase, with amino-acid sequence MDSEVLHLTLRTGISVPCLIQGDAGAKPVLLLHAWGESRGSFDRLIPLLTGFRIYAPDLRGQGEADKPAGGYSLAEQAEDAAAILEALNVPSAAVVGSSSGGYVAQQLAVAHPERVAALVLLGCPLSLHGRAPFADEVDRLTDPIDENWVRDSLTWFTLLHDVPQWFLEDRVRDGLRMPAHAWKAILNGLCEATPPTESGTIQVPTLILWGGQDGLLPRGDQEILAARIPGSVLKVYPDVAHLVLWECPERVAEDTTAFLASLFDARKPSDVL; translated from the coding sequence ATGGACTCCGAAGTCCTCCACCTCACGCTCCGCACGGGCATCTCGGTGCCGTGCCTCATCCAGGGCGACGCCGGCGCGAAACCGGTGCTGCTGCTACACGCGTGGGGCGAATCCCGCGGCAGCTTTGACCGCCTGATACCCCTGCTGACCGGCTTCAGGATCTACGCGCCGGACCTCCGCGGGCAAGGCGAGGCGGACAAACCGGCGGGCGGCTATTCCCTGGCGGAACAGGCTGAGGACGCCGCCGCAATCCTGGAGGCCCTCAACGTGCCGAGCGCCGCCGTCGTCGGCTCCTCCAGCGGCGGCTACGTCGCCCAGCAGCTCGCCGTTGCCCACCCGGAACGGGTCGCGGCGCTGGTGCTGTTGGGCTGTCCCTTGAGCCTCCACGGGCGGGCACCCTTCGCCGACGAAGTGGACCGCCTGACGGACCCCATCGACGAGAACTGGGTCCGGGATTCCCTGACCTGGTTTACCCTGCTGCACGACGTTCCGCAGTGGTTCCTCGAGGACCGCGTGCGCGACGGTCTCAGGATGCCGGCCCACGCCTGGAAAGCCATTCTGAATGGCCTGTGCGAGGCCACGCCGCCCACCGAATCGGGAACCATCCAGGTGCCCACGCTGATCCTGTGGGGCGGCCAGGACGGCTTGCTGCCGCGCGGCGACCAGGAGATCCTGGCAGCCCGGATCCCCGGCTCCGTGCTGAAGGTCTATCCCGATGTGGCGCACCTGGTGCTGTGGGAGTGCCCGGAACGGGTGGCAGAAGATACGACGGCGTTCCTCGCCTCCCTCTTTGACGCCCGCAAGCCATCGGACGTACTGTGA
- a CDS encoding potassium channel family protein — translation MDFADVVVTVIGAGLILLMAADVFHTLLYPHGTGPVCRLIMRALWLLSRRFVGRASTVAAPAAMAAVIGAWASLSIMGWALVYLPHLPDGFVYAEGVPHGGDLAEAMYISMVSLSTVGFGEIVPAAPLLRFVVAAQAVTGFGLLTATVSWILQTYPALSRRRALAHELNLFRQAAGPQGMSTLEHGHAAALLESFARSVATVSMDLLAFNETYYFHEAQQRGSLPATVAYAHQLASEAQAGTNIDLQFAGRMMHAALDDLAEVLRGKFGHTGQTSSEVFQSYESHHRHRRN, via the coding sequence ATGGACTTTGCGGACGTTGTGGTGACGGTCATCGGTGCGGGACTGATTCTGCTGATGGCCGCAGATGTCTTTCACACGCTCCTCTATCCTCACGGCACGGGACCCGTGTGCAGGCTGATCATGCGTGCACTGTGGCTCCTGTCCCGACGATTCGTCGGCCGGGCCTCCACTGTCGCGGCACCCGCAGCCATGGCGGCGGTGATCGGCGCCTGGGCGTCCTTGTCCATCATGGGATGGGCACTGGTGTATTTGCCGCATTTGCCGGACGGGTTCGTCTACGCAGAGGGCGTCCCCCATGGAGGGGACCTTGCCGAGGCCATGTATATCTCGATGGTCAGCCTCTCCACGGTCGGCTTCGGTGAGATAGTTCCGGCGGCGCCATTACTTCGGTTCGTCGTCGCTGCGCAGGCCGTCACAGGCTTCGGGTTGCTTACGGCCACGGTCTCCTGGATTCTGCAGACGTACCCCGCCCTCAGCCGGCGCCGCGCCCTTGCCCACGAGCTGAACCTGTTCAGGCAGGCTGCCGGGCCGCAAGGCATGTCGACGTTGGAACACGGACATGCCGCTGCCTTGCTCGAATCATTCGCCAGAAGTGTAGCCACGGTCAGCATGGACCTGCTGGCGTTCAACGAAACGTACTACTTCCACGAAGCACAGCAGAGAGGATCACTGCCGGCCACCGTCGCCTATGCGCACCAACTGGCCTCAGAAGCGCAGGCAGGCACGAACATCGACCTGCAATTCGCCGGACGGATGATGCACGCGGCCTTGGATGACCTGGCCGAGGTCCTGCGCGGAAAATTCGGACACACCGGCCAAACTTCCTCAGAAGTGTTCCAAAGCTACGAAAGTCATCACCGGCACCGCCGGAACTAA
- a CDS encoding RidA family protein: MDTPVRVRYACRGRCRDGERECAGVAYANAATAPSAARLIFLAGACPLNKDGTTAGVGDYAAQAAKAIENMHFALEAAGASIEDVISTRVLVASTERADLVLAWDVVRAAFGDHDVPSTLMGVTVLGYEDQLVEIEAIAAVID; the protein is encoded by the coding sequence ATGGATACCCCGGTGAGGGTTCGTTACGCGTGTCGAGGACGCTGCCGAGATGGCGAGCGTGAATGTGCGGGCGTGGCATATGCGAACGCAGCAACGGCACCCAGCGCGGCACGCTTGATCTTTCTGGCGGGGGCGTGTCCGTTGAATAAAGATGGAACGACCGCAGGCGTCGGAGACTACGCTGCACAGGCTGCAAAGGCGATCGAGAACATGCACTTTGCCTTGGAAGCGGCCGGGGCCAGCATTGAGGATGTGATCTCCACACGCGTCCTCGTGGCGTCGACTGAGCGGGCCGACCTGGTGTTGGCGTGGGACGTGGTTCGGGCAGCCTTCGGTGACCACGATGTGCCGAGCACGCTGATGGGAGTCACGGTGCTTGGCTATGAAGACCAGTTGGTGGAGATCGAAGCTATCGCCGCCGTCATCGATTAG
- a CDS encoding ABC transporter ATP-binding protein: MTSATEPVIDATLLVKTFGRTRALDNLDLRVGPGEVHGFLGPNGAGKSTTLRVLLGLIRPTSGTARVFGLDPWRDPVGVHRDVAYIPGDVSLWPNLSGGEVIDLLTGLRGGSDERLRRELIDEFEFDPRRKARTYSKGNRQKVALIAAFARPARLYLLDEPSAGLDPVMDSVFRRQVRRVSADGATVLLSSHILSEVEQLCGRVTIIRSGRAVESGTLAELRHLKLTHFRLEGADAALLAALPGVQGVLTDGDVVEFDVDPADLAPVLQAVAASGISGLIVSPPSLESLFLSHYSDSNGQVR, from the coding sequence ACCCGGGCACTGGACAACCTTGATCTGCGCGTTGGTCCGGGCGAGGTCCACGGGTTTCTTGGTCCCAACGGCGCGGGCAAATCTACAACCCTCCGGGTGCTGCTCGGGCTGATCCGGCCGACATCGGGAACCGCGCGTGTGTTCGGGCTGGATCCCTGGCGGGACCCGGTCGGGGTCCACCGGGACGTTGCCTACATTCCCGGGGACGTGAGCCTTTGGCCGAACCTCTCCGGCGGGGAAGTCATTGACCTGCTCACCGGACTGCGCGGCGGATCCGATGAGCGGCTGCGCCGGGAACTTATCGACGAGTTCGAATTCGACCCGCGGCGCAAGGCCCGTACGTATTCCAAGGGAAACCGGCAGAAGGTGGCACTGATCGCGGCGTTCGCCCGCCCGGCCCGCCTCTATCTGCTCGATGAGCCCAGCGCCGGCCTGGACCCGGTGATGGATTCGGTGTTCCGCCGGCAGGTCCGGCGCGTCAGCGCGGACGGCGCCACAGTTCTGCTCTCCAGCCATATCCTCAGCGAAGTCGAGCAGCTCTGTGGCCGGGTGACGATTATCCGCTCCGGCCGGGCCGTGGAATCGGGGACACTGGCTGAGTTGCGGCATCTGAAACTCACCCATTTCAGGCTCGAGGGCGCTGACGCTGCACTGCTGGCAGCCCTGCCCGGCGTACAGGGGGTTCTGACCGACGGGGACGTGGTCGAGTTTGATGTGGACCCAGCGGACCTTGCCCCGGTTTTGCAAGCGGTCGCCGCGTCCGGGATCAGCGGACTGATCGTCTCGCCGCCGTCGTTGGAGTCCCTGTTCCTGAGCCACTACAGCGATTCCAATGGGCAGGTGCGCTGA